TAGGTTAATATTCTTCACTGATAAATGGGTGTACAGTATACGTAGGGTGTACGTAAACTGTACTTACAAGTTTTGAATACTaatcaaatttattttatttaacgctTTTAATGCACAAATGGGATCATACAATTAcgtaaacattaaataaaatctaAATTTGATAAGGTTAATTTTGTATCTATATTtcaaaacaccctgtatgctgtCACGTAGTTCTGCACAGTAAAATTAATTGCATTGTTCACGTAGAATTTTTTATTATGTACACAGACGATCCTAACGGTGTATTGGACATTTTTGGAAAACGCAGAGACTCCATAAAGGAAGCCATAACGAAATTCGTTTGCGGTAACagtgaaattataatttcaagAGACAATAAAATGACAAGTACGAAAGAGAGTATCGAAACTGTGCATTTATTATTGCAGATGCCATTGATAGATGTAACTACGAGAACTGTCGTGCAACTTGCCATGGATATTTCGAAATACCTCAAAACTTGTCCTCGCAAACCACCGCGATGTACGAATTCTAAGTATTTAAAAATCGAGTATCTCGTACAGTTTACTGTGCAAGTTTCTGCAGCATTTTTTAGCGTAATTCGATCAATGTGAAAACTGACAAACATTTTTAGAACTCTGTACGACAGTTCCATTAAACGTGTGCCAAGGGATGCCTTTGCCCGATACCCAGAAATACGTATATTGTAAGTTTTCTGCATACAATGTGCACATTCAATTACGAGAAAAGAAAATCGTCTTTTTCAGATATCTCGATGGCACCGACATAAGCGAAATAGAGATAGGAGCTTTCAGACATTTAAAGAAACTATATTGGCTGTAAGTACCATTATTCTAGAAACTCGTACAGGCAAGAGTTTGTTAGTGTATAAGTCTATCTCgagtattttaaattttattttataaaaagagCCTTCCTGGTATTATCAAAAGAAAATTTCTAATCTTTCGTTAAGACAGTAAACTTTATCGAGCCTCTTAAATGGAATTATTGGCAGTTATTGAGTTAATAATATTGCCTCGAAACAGTCTTCAAACTAAAGGACATATTCAAAGTTGAGAGTACATAGTAAAATGATTGAGAAAGAAGgagtatatttcttttttaagttAAAACGTTAAGCGTTGTGTTGATTAAAGTCTTTCGGTTCGCGCCATGCAACAGCATCAAGCATGGCGACACAACGAGCCGTGAACACTCATCGTGGAGCAGCAGTGCATTTGTACCGAGTTAGCTCAATTCGATATTTTGTTGCTCCTAAAACTAAAAGTATGTTGTTTCAGGATGGATATAAAAATGGTTCTTCGAGTGGaatatattttcaattattGTTACATTATGTAACAATGTGTACacgtattaataaaaatattaaaattaatagtttGATATCTAGAAATTACTATTATCCGCGAAAATAAGGCTAACAAGTGTTTACATCCCTACTTTAACTTACATTATTCTTATCTATTAATCATACAATTAGaaccaaaatatttttttaatcttaTTCATAAACCTTGCAACTAAACAGATATTGCAAATATTTAAGATGTACACTGTttacattaataaaaaaatatactttttcgctACGGTACCACTTGTAAAGAACTAACATAAAACTGATCTGCagaatgttagagaataataaaATCAGTGAGCTACTGCCTGGACATTTTACCGATTTAAATAATTTGGAGTCCCTAAAGGCAAATAAGAACAGAATCACCGTAGCAGATTTTTCGGACCTGAAGGGAAGCGACATTTTAACTTTCATGTAAGTTATTCGTACAACTAATTTCGTTACAACcgaaaaattttctaatttttcaagTTCAGATTTCAATTTCTTTATCCTAATTATCGTAGCACGTTGAACGACAGAACTACTTATTATTTATCATTTCTATTCAACAATGTTATTCGTCACATTTGAAGTGTGACTACTCTATTTATTATTGGGTAATATTCGATACATATttgattatatatatattaaaatttattaaataagcaATACCGTTGTAGAGATTTAAGCGAAAATCTGTTGACATCGAAAACTCTGAAGCTGCCATACTTGCCAGCGCTGAACGAGATGTAAGCTTTCCCCCTAACGTTTTCAAAGTTTCCAAACTACGATCGTTTCGATCCGTTTAATATATTTCCAGATACCTAGACGAGAACAAGTTTGACGCGATACCCGATACACTGTTCGTAGGATGTCCAACGTTAAGATTACTGTACGTACGTAAATACATATGTTGAACATAGAAAGTAAGACTTTCGATTATGGCATTAATCGGTCCAGGAGCATGCAGAAGAACGCGATAAGAACGATCGAGGAGGAGACGTTTCGAAATTTGGAGCAGCTCGAGGAACTGTGAGTTTGTAAAACTTCCGCGAACGCCTCGCGCGCGAATGTACCACCGATGTTACGTTCGTCGTTTATCACGATGTCgtacgaaataaatttttctgtCCAGCAATTTGGCGTACAACGAAATAACGACCGTCCCGCTGAATGTATTCCAGCCTTTGAAAAATCTGACGAAGCTGTAAGTATACGAGGGACGGGCATTCTCATAAATTGTAACGCTACACGTCTTAAGCTACGCGCGTGCTCGCAACATATTTACATGACATTTACCGTCGAACACGGCGTTAGAAAAGCAAACGAGAGGAACGGCACGTATGGTCGGCGttaaaacttttatttattCTAGCGGCACGTACGAAAATAATGCGGATACGTCGCTGTACGAGCCCTCGGATTTACATGAACCCAAAGAGGATTTATCTAACGTTTAAACGATCCTTTTTTCCTCTGTTCGTATCAAACCATTTGATCATCGTTTTTCGTTTTCTTCGGACGATTATTCGCTGTTCGGTCCACGAGCACGTTCAATTATTTCAAATAGAAATCACtatatagaaaattttaaaattcattaaTTTGTAATGGAAAAGGAATTGCTAAAAATCACTTTTTTTTTGGGATAACCATAAATGTATTCTAAAGAATTTGTCATACATAAGAAGATTAACCCTCCTGGAGcttttaatttaaacaaaaatgaaatcTTCGTTGGTCTTCGAGAAAATAGCTTGTAACACTTTATTTGGTTTTGTACTAATACACAAGACGATTGAGTTGAATTACTGTACAAGCAGTTATGTAAAAATACGTATTTAATGTAATTATTATACATTAAAATAGTAAGTCAAACTTATCTTCACTTCGTTTTAAAACAAATGAAATTTAGTGCATCAAATACATTGCGTCGTAAGTGGAGGGGTTAACAATTGTTATAAATTGCAGAGAGTTAGGCTACAACAATCTACACAATCTACCAATGGCAGTTTTGAATCCATTGAGGAAACTTCATTCGCTGTAAGTTTTATCcgtattattttccattgtttaTCACACGAGGTTGCACAGATTGTAATTATTATCGATGGAAATCATAGTGATTTGGAGGGCATAAATTTGGACACGTTAAAGAAGAACGCGTTCGACGTATTTCGGGAACTGGAGGATGTGTAAGTAAATTCAGCCATGACTCTTCCGACAAATATTAGCTTCAGATAGGTATACAACgcagaaaaaaatatttaatcgttTAATGTATCAAAATttagttaaataaattttataaacgaGGCAAAATGATCGATGTATTTGTAGATATTTCAAGAAATTTCACTATTGCGCGACGTTCGCGCCGAACGCAATAAGATGTCGGCCATCCAGAGACGGTGAGACAAACGcataagaaatttttaaaatatttcgttcaaattaatttaaatttattattcggtTCagtcaaatttttaaaattcattttcacgCATAAAATTTGTTTGCTCTTTTAGAATTATCTTCAGAGGTTCTCAGTTTGCTACGTTATTGCAATACATTTTTTTGAACATTTGCAATACTTTCGATTAACTAATAATGAGAATCTCATTTTTTCAAATTAACtaacaatattataaatatttgtataaatCCAGTAAAAGTTTACTAAATTGGATTTTTACGAAAATTTCTACAGCAGTATTGTTAGAAAAAATATGATTTTCGTTGCCCAGCGAGTAAGATAATAATAAATAGTTTAATATAAGACTGATGTTTCGTTCAGGTGTTTCGTCGTTGTCCCATTTGCTCGATAAGACATTGTTACGAGCAGCAGTATGGGTAATATCGTGCGTTACTTGCATGGGTAACGTTCTTGTTCTTTGGGGAAGATTCACGGCCAAGGATGAAAATCGCGTATTGACTATTATCATAAAAAATCTGGCAGGTTAGTTACAATTATTCTCACTAAATATTTTAATCCTCtgttaaaagaaaatttatctCTTGACTACCTATTGTATACTAAGCTATTAAATACATTATGTAATATAGGATTAAAAACTTTTTGGATTCTACTAACTCAAATAACGAATAATTAATCGACTTTCATAACAAAAAATGATTTATTCGTCATCTAATACAGAGTTCCACAATTTCGTAGAattgatattatttttattatgatgCATAATAACTATTCTGTCAACTATAGTTGCattatattatacatattattgtatagatactaataaaattttttggataagaataatgtttttttttatttcgtttatataaatttctaagTTAGTTTCAATCATGTCTTTTTAACAAAATATTGGTGATTATAAATCATTGAATCGCAAAAGCTCGATATGGGAATCGCTTAATGTTTTTACAGTCTCCGACACGTTGATGGGAATCTACCTGTTCGTAATCGCTATGGCGGACATGATATTCCGCGATAATTACAAACGAGTTGCTAGTTCGTGGATGTCATCTTGGAGTTGCACTATTTTAGGAGTTTTGGCGATGACATCCTTGGAGGTATgtggtatttaatatttttattaaaaaaagagaGTGATTCTGAGAACTGGAACAAGCTAAATTAGAATAGCAAAAATTGATATAGAaatatattatacatttatAATATCATTGTCTGCACAGAATATAGACAAATTAGTTAAAATTAGTATCAATAGATGATAACTATTTTCAGCATCGAGACACTcttcaaattaaaaagttttacaTTCAAaagcaacatttttatttttaatttagtcCCTGTCtttaatttattcaataaaTTACTTAAGCACGCTTTTCAAATTACAAGGGAATTCTAGAATTATCAAATAATTTCTCCATCATATGACAACAGGAATTCTTTATAATTGAAATAAATAGTTActcttatatttaattattgcaTAAAAATACTAAAGGGATTCAGACACATATGACGAATCTTTCAGTCCTTTCGAACGTCAGGTGCAACACTTTACGAACATAAAATAACTCGTGGAATGCCAGCCTATTTCAATATATTCGGAATTCATtgtatcaatttttattttaccctGGACGAAAAACTTTCTAAAATAATTTCTGTTTACCGAAGTTTCGCTAAACAATTTCTTAAATTAATTCGTATGCAGACCCAACGCAAAGCAAGAAGAATAGCTAAGATCAGGATGAAACCGTGTCGTTGGAGTTTTAGTCGACCGTGTAGGCATTGTTATCTAACGTAATGTCGATTGAATTCGAAGTATTTTTCATGATCTGTTATTCGAAAGGTCGAATGGAACGTTGTTAATGTATTGAAATGAAATCGATCTGTCAAGGTTTCAGTACTGATCCTGTCTTTCATGTCGGTGGAACGATATATGCTAATCGCGGCACCGCTAAAAGGTCACCGCGCCATGACACCGCAAACGGCGTCAGCGTCAATGATCATCATTTGGATCATCGGAGTTACCCTCGCTTTCGTGCCAGGTTCGTCTTAATGGTTCTTATTCGTCCGCGAAGCACGGCTGCATGATTCGTGATAATATCTAATAACCTGTCAAGATGTCCGGCTGCTTGTTAACCCGCCGGTTATGATAACGTAATACGAGCACAGCTTCGGTGTCTCATTTGCTCGTTTTGTGAATCAATTAACTGTTGTGACGTTTCCTCTTCGATTATTCGACAGTCGACGCAACGATTTAAAATTGGACACAACGAACACGTCATGGCTACAATTTTTAAGATTCCGATCAACGTTTCTTAGAAACTGTAGCCTATCGTTGTTTCGAATAATTATCCGTAACTTCGCTTTGTTATAAAGAGGGATAGATATTAATTTTTACTCGTTCCTCGTCTTATTATTGGCTATTCTATACGCGCGAAGAATTTTTTCTCTTATCTTGAAAATTTAAATACTCGAAAGTTGTCGAATAATATTTAGATTTGTTCGCGAGAATCGAGAATTTTATTCAAGATTGTGCTGCAACCGACCAGTAATGTGAATACATTAATGGTAAAGAATGTGAaagtgaataaaatttaaaatacgaATGTACTATTTGCAAAAAATAAGTATGATTGACCTTTTTCACGGTATACAAGAATTCAAGGAACGAAACTAACGGAAACAGAAATAAATCATTTTAAATCTCAATTGATATAATAGTTTTTCGTATGAAATTTTATGCTTTGTTCTTTAGGGAGAAATataagtaattttatttaaaaagatgGAAGTTATCTTTGTGTTTCTTTCgataccatgcaacttttatttttaaaagagtTTCACCCTTTATGTTTTTATAAAATCGCAAtagatattaatttaaaatattttgaaaattccaACTTATATTCTTGACATTATCAACACTAGAATCTATTGAATAAATCAAATTATtagttacatacagggtgttcggccacccctgggaaaaattttaatagaggattctagaggccaaaataagacgaaaatcaagaataccaatttgttgatggaggcttcgttgaaaagttattaacaattaaattcaaaaatttcaaatcgttctggaaaaattattttcagttgcggggatcaattacaatcattattggtgaatacacatacttccgaaatcctacccactttcgaaaaaaaaattcgagtaagtgctgaaagttttgcgtgaaaaaaaagacttttgaatcggcttggaaaaattatttttagttgcaggggtcaattgcaagcatttttggtcaacagacatacccccgaaatcctactcagtttcgagaaaaaaattccttaccgaaaatataatttctggccagaaacgtctgcccgaattttcatgcgaatctttaaaacgtcataacttctgaacggattggacgattttaatgtttaagaaagcaaactacgcgtattttgatggagaatatgtacaaatcgcaaaaatatccgaaaagttggtccttgtccccgcaaaatgagaaaaaccccataaaaatggtccaattttcaaacagccataactcccacaattgtgaatatatttcaatgaaacttttttctgaagtagagctcatg
The sequence above is a segment of the Colletes latitarsis isolate SP2378_abdomen chromosome 6, iyColLati1, whole genome shotgun sequence genome. Coding sequences within it:
- the Lgr3 gene encoding leucine-rich repeat-containing G protein-coupled receptor 3 encodes the protein MRFRRIGVIGASLIFCVCLLSGLMYYFNQDTCPVGTFLCHNTTICLPQRSWCNQEIQCPYGDDEQICYDPNGVLDIFGKRRDSIKEAITKFVCDAIDRCNYENCRATCHGYFEIPQNLSSQTTAITLYDSSIKRVPRDAFARYPEIRILYLDGTDISEIEIGAFRHLKKLYWLMLENNKISELLPGHFTDLNNLESLKANKNRITVADFSDLKGSDILTFIDLSENLLTSKTLKLPYLPALNEIYLDENKFDAIPDTLFVGCPTLRLLSMQKNAIRTIEEETFRNLEQLEELNLAYNEITTVPLNVFQPLKNLTKLELGYNNLHNLPMAVLNPLRKLHSLDLEGINLDTLKKNAFDVFRELEDVYFKKFHYCATFAPNAIRCRPSRDGVSSLSHLLDKTLLRAAVWVISCVTCMGNVLVLWGRFTAKDENRVLTIIIKNLAVSDTLMGIYLFVIAMADMIFRDNYKRVASSWMSSWSCTILGVLAMTSLEVSVLILSFMSVERYMLIAAPLKGHRAMTPQTASASMIIIWIIGVTLAFVPVIHWRSSTRFYGVNGMCFPLHIDDPYLIGWEYSVFIFLGLNLFGLLTIGYVYAGMFASIWKTRHACSLSVGESEFALRFFFIVLTDAACWAPIIILKIRALMNFPIPADVHAWVVVFILPVNSAVNPLLYTFTTPKFRERLSGGWFGKVRSYVARKSSAEDSQLSTTTSNKNMSLSSGTNNCNNKIPPLMFSYRGKNKSEKRDYSL